Proteins from a genomic interval of Cryptococcus neoformans var. grubii H99 chromosome 8, complete sequence:
- a CDS encoding L-aminoadipate-semialdehyde dehydrogenase, with product MSANASELTPEELKQRLDRWSSRLGALPSLALPTDYPRPSPAKLVETYQSMPIPSTLATVLMKLTLEFSTLFPASGLPTPYHILLTSFAILLFRYTPDPSLVICTSANASTQPLLLKLDIAAEMTFFDVLRQIMEREQEAQADSVPITKLVDHIKPEGPLFRVRFFDSTQVESDASSSLTTDLTLFLLAAPSDTPATRTSVPPLYLRLTYNSLLFTQSRITAILESLLQLLSSAASHEPAHPIGALPLRTPNQSAALPDPAADLDWCGFVGAIPDIFSANAMAHPDRVCVVQSELAEGQTMMDGPSRGRRIFTYRQIDEASNVLAHALLKNGLERGEVVMVYAARSVEMVVCVMGILKAGGVFSVVDPAYPPSRQTVYLSVSTPRALLVISSAGNLAPSVSDYISENLSLRLLIPAIQLTSSSVTGSRSDAAEDILAPYQQYAQTPAGVVLGPDSPATLSFTSGSTGIPKGVKGRHYSLTHFFPWMGKRFGLDENSKYTMLSGIAHDPIQRDMFTPMFLGAQLHVPTADDIGTPGRLAEWMADSEVTVTHLTPAMGQLLSAQATRQIPTLKNAFFVGDVLTKRDCTRLQSLAKNVCIINMYGTTETQRAVSYFAIPSVNEDSTFLATQKDLIPAGQGMIDVQLLVVNRTDRNIPCAVGEMGEIYVRSGGLAEGYLDPSATAEKFVVNWFGQDVERPDTLKEKNPAAAEHWFGIRDRMYRSGDLGRYLPDGRVECTGRADDQIKIRGFRIELGEIDTHLSRHPLVRENVTLVRRDKDEEKVLVSYFVPIDGDELEGLMSASEAADDDEEIDLKTQMIRGVKKYRKLIRDIREYLKKKLPSYSVPAVYFPLHKLPLNPNGKIDKPALPFPDTSLLAPAPAASTADHTPTQKTIHDIWLSLLPSPPPHIALDENFFDMGGHSILATRLIFEIRKAFVVNAPLGLVFDKPTIAGQAAEIDLLRNADLGGAGDGAVEAEKAVDYAKDVELLNKNLPTFTALPEDFATKELTIFLTGATGYLGAFILKDLLSRRVRKVICLVRAKSADQGLQRLRDSGEGRGVWDEEWVKQDRVEAVIGDLAEEKFGLSQAEWDRVAEQADAVLHNGAIVHWVYPYPKLRAANVISTVTALQLCAQHHSKQFSFVSSTAVLDAEAFVAKADEVVQAGGKGLSENDDLEAGRTGLNAGYGQSKWVAEKIIMEAGKKGLSGWILRPGYVLGHSQTAVTNTDDFIWRMVKGCVQLGLIPDINNAIICCPVDHVARLSSLATLSSSAFSAFSVMHVTGHPKIRFNDLLGSLQLYGYDVKRVEYVHWRTRLEQHVLETQDNALFPLLHFVLDDLPTSTKSAELDDTNAQNLAAAAGEVRTSGVTEKEIGLYIAWLIRAGFLEKPQKEGKALPMLEGGAMKAIGRTTAGSA from the exons ATGTCCGCAAACGCTTCCGAGCTCACCCCCGAGGAGCTCAAGCAGAGGCTTGATAGGTGGAGCAGCAGGCTAGGCGCCTTGCCCAGTTTGGCTCTTCCCACCGACTATCCTCGACCTT CTCCCGCTAAGCTGGTTGAAACATACCAATCTATGCCAATCCCTTCCACCCTCGCCACTGTGCTCATGAAGCTCACACTCGAGTTTTCCACTCTTTTCCCCGCGTCCGGTCTTCCAACTCCTTaccacatcctccttaCTTCCTTCgctatcctcctcttccgatATACCCCTGACCCTTCATTGGTCATCTGCACTTCCGCCAACGCCTCGACTCAACCCTTGTTGCTCAAACTCGACATCGCGGCCGAGATGACCTTTTTTGACGTCCTTCGACAGATCATGGAGCGAGAGCAGGAGGCTCAGGCCGACTCTGTGCCCATTACTAAGCTCGTTGATCACATCAAGCCCGAAGGTCCTCTCTTCCGCGTAAGATTCTTTGACTCTACCCAAGTCGAAAGCGATGCTTCCAGCTCTCTTACCACGGACCTCACATTGTTCCTCCTCGCAGCGCCCAGCGACACTCCGGCCACCCGCACTTCTGTGCCCCCTCTCTACCTCAGGCTTACGTACAACTCTTTGCTCTTCACGCAGAGTCGCATTACTGCCATTCTtgagtctcttcttcagttACTCTCTTCCGCCGCTTCTCACGAACCAGCCCACCCTATCGGtgcccttcctctccgAACTCCCAACCAGTCTGCGGCCCTTCCGGACCCCGCTGCCGATCTCGATTGGTGTGGTTTCGTCGGTGCTATCCCCGACATTTTCTCTGCGAACGCCATGGCTCATCCCGATAGAGTTTGTGTTGTCCAAAGTGAACTTGCTGAAGGACAGACTATGATGGACGGACCTAGCCGAGGACGAAGAATCTTCACCTACAGGCAGATCGATGAGGCGAGTAATGTTCTCGCTCACGCTCTCTTGAAGAATGGTTTGGAAAGAGGTGAGGTTGTTATGGTGTATGCTGCGAGAAgtgtggagatggtcgtctGCGTTATGGGTATTTTGAAGGCTGGTGGTGTCTTCTCTGTTGTCGACCCCGCgtatcctccttctcgacaAACTGTCTACCTCTCTGTCTCTACTCCCCGAGCTCTCCTTGTCATTTCGAGTGCCGGCAATCTCGCTCCCTCTGTCTCTGATTACATTTCCGAGAATCTCTCTCTTCGTCTCCTTATCCCCGCCATCCAACTCACTTCCTCCAGTGTCACTGGTTCTCGATCCGATGCTGCCGAGGACATCCTCGCGCCTTACCAGCAGTATGCTCAGACTCCTGCAGGTGTAGTTCTCGGTCCCGACTCTCCTGCGACCTTGTCCTTCACTTCCGGTTCCACTGGTATACCCAAGGGTGTTAAGGGTAGACATTACAGTTTGAcccacttcttcccttGGATGGGTAAGAGGTTCGGTCTAGACGAGAACTCTAAGTACACCATGTTGAGTGGTATCGCTCACGACCCTATTCAGCGTGATA TGTTCACCCCCATGTTCTTGGGCGCTCAACTGCACGTCCCTACCGCTGACGACATTGGTACTCCCGGTCGATTGGCCGAATGGATGGCCGACAGCGAGGTTACTGTTACCCACTTGACTCCTG CTATGGGTCAGCTTCTCTCTGCTCAGGCTACTCGTCAAATCCCCACCCTCAAAAACGCTTTCTTTGTCGGTGATGTACTCACCAAGCGAGACTGTACCCGGCTTCAATCTCTCGCCAAGAACGTCTGCATTATCAACATGTATGGTACCACCGAAACTCAACGCGCTGTTTCCTACTTTGCTATTCCCAGTGTTAACGAGGACTCCACCTTCCTTGCTACCCAGAAGGATCTTATTCCCGCCGGTCAGGGTATGATCGATGTCCAGCTTTTGGTTGTCAACCGAACGGATAGGAACATTCCTTGTGCTGTTGGTGAGATGGGTGAGATTTACGTCCGATCTGGCGGTCTTGCTGAGGGATACCTCGACCCTTCTGCTACTGCTGAAAAGTTCGTTGTCAACTGGTTCGGCCAAGATGTTGAGAGGCCTGATACTctcaaggagaagaaccCTGCTGCCGCCGAGCATTGGTTCGGTATCCGGGACAGAATGTACCGATCCGGCGACCTGGGTCGATATCTTCCCGACGGTCGAGTCGAATGTACCGGTCGTGCCGATGACCAGATCAAGATCCGTGGTTTCCGTATCGAGCTCGGTGAGATTGACACCCATCTCAGTCGACACCCTCTTGTGCGAGAGAACGTCACCCTTGTCAGGCGTgacaaggatgaagaaaaggtgcTTGTCAGCTACTTTGTTCCCATTGACGGtgatgagcttgaaggTCTGATGAGCGCTAGCGAGGCtgctgacgatgatgaggagatcGACTTGAAGACGCAAATGATTAGAGGTGTGAAGAAGTACAGGAAGTTGATCAGGGATATTCGAGAGTAcctcaagaagaagctccCCAGCTACAGTGTTCCTGCTGTATACTTCCCTCTTCACAAGCTTCCTCTCAACCCTAACGGTAAGATTGACAAGCCAGCTCTGCCTTTCCCCGACacctctcttctcgctcCTGCTCCGGCCGCTTCTACTGCCGACCATACTCCCACCCAGAAAACCATCCACGACATCTGGTTATCGCTTTTaccttcccctccccctcaCATCGCCCTTGACGAAAACTTTTTTGACATGGGTGGTCACTCTATCCTTGCTACTCGATTGATCTTTGAAATCCGAAAGGCTTTCGTCGTTAACGCCCCTCTTGGTCTCGTCTTTGACAAGCCTACTATCGCTGGTCAGGCTGCTGAAATTGACTTGTTGAGGAATGCTGACCTTGGTGGCGCCGGCGACGGCGCTGTTGAGGCAGAGAAGGCCGTCGACTATGCCAAGGACGTCGAGCTGCTCAACAAGAATCTTCCTACCTTCACCGCTCTTCCCGAGGATTTTGCCACCAAAGAGCTTACCATCTTTCTTACTGGTGCTACCGGCTATCTCGGTGCCTTCATTTTGAAGGACTTGCTTTCTCGTCGAGTCAGGAAGGTTATCTGTCTCGTTCGTGCCAAGTCTGCCGACCAGGGTCTCCAGCGATTGCGTGACAGTGGTGAGGGTCGTGGTGTTTGGGACGAAGAATGGGTGAAGCAGGATCGTGTTGAAGCTGTGATTGGTGATCTTGCCGAGGAGAAGTTTGGTCTTTCCCAAGCCGAATGGGACCGTGTCGCCGAACAGGCAGATGCCGTCTTGCACAACGGCGCTATCGTCCATTGGGTCTACCCTTACCCCAAGCTTCGCGCCGCCAACGTCATCTCTACAGTCACTGCCCTCCAGCTCTGTGCCCAGCACCATAGCAAGCAATTCTCTTTCGTCTCCAGTACTGCCGTTCTCGACGCCGAAGCATTTGTTGCCAAGGCTGATGAAGTCGTTCAGGCTGGCGGCAAGGGATTATCGGAGAATGATGATCTTGAGGCTGGTAGGACTGGCTTGAATGCTGGTTATGGACAGAGTAAGTGGGTTGCGGAGAAGATCATCATGGAGGCTGGTAAGAAGGGCTTGTCCGGTTGGATCTTGAGACCTGGTTACGTCCTCGGTCACTCTCAGACTGCTG TTACCAACACCGATGACTTCATCTGGCGAATGGTGAAGGGCTGTGTCCAGCTTGGCCTTATCCCTGATATCAACAATGCCATTATCTGCTGTCCTGTTGACCATGTCGCCcgtctctcctccctcgccACCCTTTCGTCTTCTGCTTTTTCCGCTTTCAGCGTCATGCACGTCACCGGACACCCGAAGATCCGATTCAACGACCTCTTGGGATCTCTCCAGCTGTACGGTTATGATGTCAAGAGAGTTGAATACGTTCACTGGCGAACCAGGCTCGAACAACACGTTCTTGAGACTCAAGACAATgccctcttccccctcttaCATTTCGTCCTCGATGACTTGCCTACGAGTACCAAATCAGCCGAGTTGGACGATACTAACGCTCAAAATCTGGCTGCGGCTGCGGGCGAGGTCAGGACATCTGGTGTGACTGAGAAGGAAATCGGATTGTACATTGCTTGGCTAATTCGAGCTGGGTTCTTGGAGAAGCCTCAAAAGGAAGGCAAGGCGTTGCCAATGTTGGAGGGCGGCGCGATGAAGGCGATTGGTAGAACTACTGCAGGTAGCGCTTAA
- a CDS encoding adrenodoxin-type ferredoxin translates to MSKIPSTFTRQLSSLATKINRPIPQRALHVSSHKSSAASSSFKGASNGRSNILTSQFGQKRALHSSSPRWHGDLVRPEPGTGIKLIFRDSHGNDVKTVEGNEGDDILSLAHEHDIDLEGACEGSVACSTCHVIIDPKHFDMLPEADDEENDMLDLAFGLEDTSRLGCQVKLTKELDGMVATLPSATRNMYVDGAKARTH, encoded by the exons ATGTCCAAAATTCCCTCAACGTTCACCAGGCAGCTCAGCTCGCTCGCCACCAAAATCAACAGACCAATCCCCCAACGAGCATTACATGTCTCTTCCCACAAATCTTCGGcggcctcttcatccttcaagGGAGCCAGTAATGGGAGATCAAACATTTTAACTTCCCAGTTTGGACAGAAAAGGGCGTtgcattcttcttcgc CTCGATGGCATGGTGACCTCGTTCGTCCCGAACCTGGAACAGG GATCAAGCTCATATTCCGAGACTCTCACGGCAACGACGTTAAGACCGTGGAGGGTAATGAAGGTGATGACATCTTAAGCTTGGCTCATGAACATGACATCGACCTCGAAG GCGCTTGTGAAGGCTCAGTAGCTTGCTCTACATGCCACGTTATCATTGACCCCAAACACTTTGATATGCTGCCCGAAGCGGACGATGAGGAGAATGACATGCTAGATCTTGCTTTCGGTTTGGAGGATAC ATCAAGGCTTGGATGTCAAGTGAAGCTTACAAAGGAGTTGGATGGGATGGTTGCGACTTTACCGTCGGCCACGCGGAATATGTATGTGGATG GTGCCAAGGCTCGTACCCACTAG